The window CCAGGTGGACGTGGTCCGGGTCGGTGTCCACGTCCACCAGGTTGGCGCGCACGCTGGTGCCGTCGCAGTCCACGACCGCAGCGACGAACGGCACCGGGACGCCGGGCGCCGCGAACGTGACGATCGTGAACGCGCGGACCTCGCCGCTCGTCGCGATCGGGACGCGGTGGAACTCCCGGGCGCCGCAGCGCGCACAGGCGTTGCGGCGGCCGAAGTAGCGCGCCGCGCAGGCGGTGCACTCCTCGGCGACCAGATGTGGATCGTCACCC is drawn from Cryptosporangium aurantiacum and contains these coding sequences:
- a CDS encoding Zn-ribbon domain-containing OB-fold protein gives rise to the protein MSTQQIPFVDYLELGDDPHLVAEECTACAARYFGRRNACARCGAREFHRVPIATSGEVRAFTIVTFAAPGVPVPFVAAVVDCDGTSVRANLVDVDTDPDHVHLGMKVALTTYVTGVDDEGVEAVNYGFRPVEG